Proteins encoded together in one Alteribacter keqinensis window:
- a CDS encoding recombinase family protein: MKKTALYVRQSLEKDKQKMSIDMQKSVCIEWADKNGYQISKVYQDYNVSGLKTKIEDRNGLSELLRDIEGGFVENVIVYKRDRLARDVQQYLEIYERFKDEKVHIHFTADNEPPLFQGPVGELLELVISGVAQYEGENINKKLIDSRIAKVKMSVDNKKIYWGGGTLPFGFVSKDGVLQHINDEAVEKIRCVFETFSRGVLADEGNISIPIPSLTEAAKHLRFKDASQVESIVKNRIHTGYVVQRIGKFTAEHFFKDFRVVDEETFQRAQEIYNSFKRGKVSRKSPPIITCEFICEECHSPMAFKKDNQMYRCENKPRAHKTHQNDLENAVRNQVLSYLVKLLKVNKRYVHKELAKLLSNEMDSKIDTYKKEREEKVSELKRYVEWDIKRKKPFRKVDLNKTYRIVSMCEKRFNVLLKEKKKIKKWIDKHSIDLTSVESLPMKVQEKAFDHIATVTFSPKSGIKCIFINHNYSDGEEIG; encoded by the coding sequence ATGAAAAAGACAGCACTTTATGTCAGACAATCTCTCGAGAAAGACAAGCAAAAGATGTCCATTGATATGCAAAAAAGTGTTTGCATAGAATGGGCTGACAAAAATGGGTACCAGATCTCAAAGGTATATCAGGATTACAACGTCTCTGGGCTGAAAACAAAAATTGAAGATAGGAATGGGCTTAGTGAGTTGTTACGCGACATTGAAGGTGGATTTGTAGAAAATGTCATTGTTTATAAAAGAGATCGTCTTGCAAGGGACGTACAACAGTACTTAGAAATATACGAAAGGTTTAAAGATGAAAAGGTCCATATTCACTTTACAGCAGACAATGAACCACCATTGTTTCAAGGTCCAGTAGGGGAATTATTAGAGCTGGTCATAAGCGGGGTCGCTCAATATGAAGGGGAAAATATTAACAAAAAATTAATAGATTCGAGAATTGCGAAAGTAAAGATGAGTGTAGATAACAAGAAAATATATTGGGGAGGAGGTACTTTGCCTTTTGGGTTTGTAAGTAAGGACGGTGTACTTCAGCATATTAATGACGAAGCTGTAGAAAAGATAAGGTGCGTTTTCGAGACCTTTTCAAGGGGAGTTTTAGCAGATGAGGGAAATATTTCCATTCCTATCCCGAGCCTAACAGAAGCTGCTAAACATCTAAGGTTTAAAGATGCTAGCCAAGTTGAATCAATTGTCAAAAACAGAATCCATACTGGATATGTAGTACAACGAATCGGAAAATTTACAGCAGAACACTTTTTTAAAGACTTTAGGGTTGTAGATGAAGAGACTTTTCAAAGAGCACAAGAAATATACAATTCGTTTAAGAGGGGTAAAGTAAGTAGAAAATCCCCTCCAATAATAACGTGTGAATTTATCTGTGAAGAATGTCACAGCCCCATGGCCTTTAAAAAGGATAATCAAATGTACCGTTGTGAGAACAAGCCCCGTGCCCACAAAACACATCAAAACGATTTGGAAAATGCTGTTAGAAACCAAGTGTTATCGTATCTTGTTAAGCTCTTGAAAGTTAACAAGCGATACGTTCATAAGGAGCTTGCTAAGCTACTAAGTAATGAAATGGATTCTAAAATTGATACCTACAAGAAGGAAAGGGAAGAAAAAGTAAGTGAGCTAAAAAGGTATGTTGAGTGGGATATCAAAAGGAAGAAGCCTTTTCGTAAGGTTGATCTAAACAAAACATACCGAATTGTAAGTATGTGTGAAAAAAGATTTAATGTATTACTTAAAGAGAAGAAAAAGATAAAAAAGTGGATTGATAAGCATTCTATTGACTTGACAAGCGTTGAATCATTGCCTATGAAAGTTCAGGAAAAAGCTTTTGATCATATAGCGACTGTAACCTTCTCCCCGAAATCAGGTATTAAATGTATTTTTATAAATCACAATTACAGCGATGGTGAAGAAATTGGATGA
- a CDS encoding Spaf_1101 family AAA-like ATPase, giving the protein MSTKTQNLTEIVDKIEAKRISYGVLKKCEIHFHTPASHDYELINGKSYNLLNLIDIIKYAAEANYLTKDNVNELKENIDYYETEEYSKVLRREKKPFASFKEYISYMMIAHKMYLEEIEVAVITDHNTIQGYKKLEFALNEYYRERIKPLKENRNSIKLFLGVEISCSEQNHLIGIFDESKIKEVQIFLEDIIISEEEGTYYTSESLIKEIVGNLDGITYIAHLNSSNLHGSGLYNRTLFESKQMDVFGLTNLASEDMQRKRIRNYNKFSSNCMGIVHESDSHSITSIGVNNTWIKFSKVNFPSLKKAFKNHSICIYPVKPLKSDIFIKGMTVHPGTKGFLKAKYDSSEPLLIDFSRDLNCIIGGRGTGKSTLINIIEVALTREIDDLDTLKFISNHKKIYILFRYQKFDYLLEFIPQIKDIDKEYFVNDIFLEKAFFINMSGRRKLSSHWTSLYKIEGDDFEKINGIEELEVLSGIYRRSYSINHIISKINEGKADDFIREVVLYGFKGDNFTNYTNKINKIDNRSFKKYVRENSESMIEAVKNRKSKINEMLEGFNDLHKDLILIKYSPKQKETDYYLKDLLDEISSDTNLANTYLTWNDVSRYIQEFSLKYGFMQFVKLLLNKRYTDLDKNLNINGMVDKSSIGFKEVTNLQPVTDEAKPKLYASIFTKVTKDRDLLEAAIIKWFDVIDEFTIKFNVNSKEQNGTVGPLMKDIIDMSLGQKVVAILTLVFKYGYYTNDHTPLIIDQPEDNLDNQYIYKNLVESLRKVKNSRQVIVVTHNSTIVTNSDTEQVIIMESNNKEGWIENKGYPSDSKITKAIINCLEGGIDSFNHKMSTYAFFIKEFNQ; this is encoded by the coding sequence TTGTCTACCAAAACCCAAAATCTAACCGAGATTGTTGATAAAATTGAAGCAAAAAGAATAAGTTATGGTGTTTTAAAAAAGTGTGAAATACACTTTCATACGCCAGCCTCACATGATTATGAGCTTATTAATGGAAAGAGTTATAATTTGTTAAATCTCATAGATATTATTAAGTATGCCGCAGAAGCTAACTATTTAACTAAAGATAATGTAAATGAATTAAAAGAGAACATCGATTATTATGAGACTGAAGAATATTCTAAGGTTCTAAGAAGAGAGAAAAAGCCGTTTGCATCATTTAAGGAATACATATCTTACATGATGATTGCTCATAAAATGTACCTTGAAGAAATAGAAGTGGCAGTAATAACTGACCATAATACAATTCAAGGCTATAAAAAATTAGAATTTGCTCTAAATGAATATTATAGAGAAAGAATAAAACCTCTAAAAGAAAATAGAAATTCAATAAAGCTTTTCTTAGGAGTAGAGATTTCTTGCTCAGAGCAAAATCACTTAATAGGTATTTTTGACGAGAGTAAAATAAAAGAAGTTCAAATATTTTTAGAAGATATTATTATTAGTGAGGAAGAGGGCACCTATTATACTAGTGAGTCCTTAATCAAAGAGATTGTTGGGAATTTAGATGGGATTACATATATTGCTCATTTGAATTCAAGTAACCTACATGGAAGTGGCCTTTATAATAGGACTTTGTTTGAATCAAAACAGATGGATGTTTTTGGCTTAACTAATTTAGCATCTGAGGATATGCAGAGGAAAAGAATAAGAAACTATAACAAATTTTCTTCTAATTGTATGGGCATTGTTCATGAAAGCGACTCACATTCAATAACTAGTATTGGGGTAAATAATACGTGGATAAAGTTTAGCAAGGTGAACTTTCCATCTTTAAAAAAGGCGTTTAAAAACCATAGTATTTGTATATATCCTGTAAAGCCTTTAAAATCCGATATCTTTATTAAGGGAATGACTGTACATCCTGGGACTAAAGGCTTTTTAAAGGCTAAGTATGATTCTTCTGAACCATTACTTATTGACTTCTCTAGAGATCTAAATTGCATAATCGGAGGTAGGGGTACAGGTAAAAGTACTTTGATAAATATTATCGAAGTTGCGTTAACTAGAGAAATCGATGATTTAGATACTTTGAAGTTTATTTCAAATCACAAAAAAATATATATACTATTTCGTTATCAGAAATTCGACTATTTATTAGAATTTATTCCCCAAATTAAAGATATTGATAAAGAGTACTTCGTTAATGATATATTTCTAGAAAAAGCTTTTTTTATAAATATGAGTGGAAGAAGGAAATTATCTTCCCATTGGACTTCATTATATAAGATAGAGGGAGATGATTTTGAAAAAATCAACGGAATAGAAGAATTAGAGGTACTTTCGGGAATTTATAGAAGGTCGTATTCTATCAACCATATAATAAGTAAAATAAATGAAGGAAAAGCAGATGATTTTATTCGGGAGGTAGTCTTATACGGGTTTAAGGGTGATAACTTTACTAACTACACCAATAAGATTAATAAAATCGATAACAGGAGCTTTAAGAAATATGTTAGGGAAAATAGCGAATCTATGATCGAAGCAGTTAAAAATCGCAAGAGCAAAATTAATGAAATGTTAGAGGGTTTTAACGATCTTCATAAAGATCTGATACTTATAAAATACTCCCCTAAACAGAAAGAAACTGATTACTACTTGAAAGATTTATTAGATGAAATAAGTTCCGATACTAATCTAGCAAATACGTATTTAACATGGAACGATGTTTCTCGATATATTCAAGAGTTTTCATTGAAATATGGTTTTATGCAATTTGTAAAATTGCTATTAAACAAAAGGTACACTGACCTTGATAAGAATTTAAATATTAACGGTATGGTGGATAAGAGTAGTATAGGGTTTAAAGAGGTTACTAACCTACAACCTGTTACAGATGAAGCCAAACCTAAACTTTATGCTTCCATATTTACAAAGGTAACAAAAGATAGGGATCTGTTAGAAGCGGCAATTATTAAGTGGTTTGATGTTATAGACGAATTTACAATAAAATTTAATGTGAATTCAAAAGAACAGAATGGAACTGTTGGCCCACTTATGAAAGATATAATTGATATGTCTTTAGGTCAAAAAGTAGTTGCAATCCTAACCCTTGTTTTCAAGTATGGATATTATACAAATGATCATACACCACTAATTATTGATCAGCCTGAAGATAATCTAGATAATCAGTATATTTATAAAAACCTTGTTGAGAGCTTAAGAAAAGTGAAAAATTCGAGGCAAGTTATTGTAGTGACGCACAATTCTACAATTGTAACAAACTCTGATACAGAGCAAGTAATAATTATGGAATCTAACAACAAAGAGGGCTGGATTGAAAATAAAGGATACCCTTCTGATAGCAAAATTACTAAAGCAATTATTAACTGTTTAGAAGGCGGAATTGATTCATTTAACCATAAAATGTCTACTTATGCTTTCTTCATTAAAGAGTTCAACCAATAA
- a CDS encoding restriction endonuclease produces the protein MPFSYQSITGDQGVDLLARKNHETLAIQLKCYSSSVGNDAVQQVIAGMNYYQADKGAVITNNYYTKSAKELASRADIILWDREKLSEMINLIY, from the coding sequence ATCCCTTTTAGCTACCAATCCATTACTGGGGACCAAGGCGTAGACCTTCTTGCTAGGAAGAATCATGAGACTCTCGCCATCCAACTGAAATGTTACAGTTCTTCAGTTGGCAATGATGCAGTCCAACAAGTAATAGCAGGTATGAACTATTACCAGGCTGATAAAGGTGCAGTGATTACAAATAATTATTATACAAAGTCAGCTAAAGAACTAGCTTCGCGAGCAGACATTATACTTTGGGACAGAGAGAAACTATCCGAAATGATTAATTTAATTTATTAG
- a CDS encoding fluoride efflux transporter FluC: MKINWFLIIAIFIGGALGTTVRYYINVQTLFTLYPLGTLIENILGSFLLGVLTRYILHRKPHEIWKAGLGVGFCGSLTTMSTLAADAFMLAGENTLLTAGLYVLLSLFAGLLVAFLGFVITDRFAKRKGEKSHV, translated from the coding sequence ATGAAAATCAACTGGTTTTTAATTATCGCTATATTTATCGGCGGAGCACTCGGCACGACCGTCCGCTACTACATAAACGTCCAGACGTTATTTACCCTTTATCCACTCGGAACCTTAATTGAAAACATTCTCGGGAGCTTCCTCCTCGGTGTACTCACGCGGTACATTCTCCACAGAAAGCCCCATGAAATATGGAAGGCCGGGCTCGGTGTTGGCTTTTGCGGAAGCTTAACAACCATGTCTACCCTGGCAGCTGATGCGTTTATGCTTGCAGGTGAAAACACGCTTCTGACCGCCGGACTCTACGTTCTGCTTTCCTTGTTCGCAGGACTGCTTGTGGCTTTCCTCGGTTTTGTAATCACCGACCGGTTTGCGAAAAGGAAGGGGGAAAAAAGCCATGTTTAA
- a CDS encoding PIN domain-containing protein, with protein sequence MDLTTFAKSFAAYALSKVKNQKIARDFRDKWVKDNYHTKVVSLFKAGIEDAKEVLDIPDKLIEELLEDRTNRSEVFRWILEGTTMEQFDGNKLFLEPYFERYPLYEEQIIPFFQLILLKIHDYKEKEWEPEFLTIIKGITDFREEMNLRFDRVEQQNERHKTEINDNFSTTLREILGPVEYLDLKQLLDQEKVVTAREKAEERLKTAIKNEDKLELYIIIANSYLYSDKASESIPYIHAAITVCNNDKKVSRLEALVDVIEKRYDFAIKKLNENLTLEVRKEDVQLLVNAHLLKGDLDECIFLLEKYSEVSMEILKAQVYLLKKDYTQALVEIEKQESKQALLLKSEIIVLQMEEDLLTEKKIDVKEITTHVQYFLEKVEESNENSKQLIKVKELKAALSFRNKRYKEASDLYSIVYQKVESERKEQYFNNLIYSLYLCKEWSKAEKLIKEKISERFNFKNLLDLGRVYLNSKEPGKALLVLEKYKDRVNNQDINLKVEYYLIMLNSLFFLTKHKELTELIKCIEHSESVELAEIINGYYSIRISDWDSAILKFENVQGKFNSIINQELLIHLVDALMKKGTANELEKVVNIIPTLKGWLQQEFLIKDYVLALYRLEEFEKILSFYYENEFEYNNLFLLEIVANIYYNSKWFEISSNLFEVMYRKTQDIKYLAYYSSCLYQLGYPEKCLEKLLLIENQIKEDAKLDDLRLMVVVYIEVMNFEKALEFAYKLFVHGKNSPDAWRFYFGLFPQLTNPLKEVREEYKNAFNRVTNDFHSVFPDEPVLYESFNLISGDGITNDFLGKLNEIQSLQLEKENYFEDNKLHGSFLTQLSKGDPFSIWMYMSSNSRLHFWARLNNKNLQNDGIRTFFNSRRVLCDIFSLFTLERLDLLKQFSKSIQPYVMQEQFSSFYQEYSQLKLSRNEGTSRIANIEGQVIVSKTTPEELENLLLKYEYLISWINNNCIKVGNGKLTSYKDDELGLQDPIILCKDSLLT encoded by the coding sequence GTGGACCTGACTACTTTTGCAAAAAGTTTTGCAGCTTATGCATTAAGTAAGGTGAAGAATCAAAAAATTGCTAGAGATTTTAGAGACAAATGGGTTAAGGATAATTATCATACTAAAGTTGTGTCCTTGTTTAAGGCAGGAATTGAAGATGCCAAAGAAGTGTTAGATATACCTGACAAACTTATAGAAGAACTTTTAGAAGATAGAACAAATAGGAGTGAGGTATTCCGTTGGATTCTTGAGGGCACTACCATGGAACAATTTGATGGAAATAAACTTTTCTTGGAACCTTACTTCGAGAGGTATCCGTTGTATGAAGAACAAATCATTCCTTTTTTTCAACTCATATTGCTTAAAATCCATGATTACAAGGAAAAAGAATGGGAGCCTGAATTCTTAACTATAATTAAGGGGATTACAGACTTTAGAGAAGAAATGAACTTGAGGTTTGATCGTGTTGAACAGCAAAATGAAAGACACAAAACCGAAATTAATGATAACTTTTCTACAACCTTGAGAGAGATTTTAGGTCCAGTAGAATATTTAGATTTAAAACAGCTTTTAGACCAAGAAAAGGTAGTTACAGCTAGAGAAAAAGCAGAAGAGAGATTAAAGACAGCCATAAAAAATGAAGATAAATTAGAACTTTATATAATAATTGCAAACAGCTACTTGTATAGTGACAAAGCAAGTGAATCAATTCCTTATATACACGCTGCTATCACGGTCTGTAATAATGACAAAAAGGTAAGTCGTTTAGAGGCTTTAGTGGATGTAATTGAAAAACGTTACGACTTTGCAATAAAAAAATTAAACGAAAACCTAACACTAGAAGTAAGGAAAGAAGACGTTCAACTTCTAGTAAACGCACACTTATTAAAGGGGGATCTTGACGAATGTATCTTTTTATTAGAAAAATATTCAGAGGTCTCTATGGAAATTCTCAAAGCACAAGTATACTTGTTAAAAAAAGATTATACTCAAGCGCTTGTAGAAATAGAGAAACAGGAATCGAAGCAAGCTCTTTTATTAAAGTCAGAGATAATTGTTTTGCAAATGGAGGAGGATTTATTAACTGAAAAAAAAATTGATGTAAAAGAGATTACAACACATGTGCAATATTTTTTAGAGAAAGTTGAAGAGAGCAATGAAAATTCTAAACAACTAATAAAAGTAAAGGAACTAAAAGCAGCATTATCTTTTAGGAATAAAAGATATAAAGAGGCTTCAGACTTATATAGTATTGTTTATCAAAAAGTGGAAAGTGAAAGAAAGGAGCAATATTTTAACAATTTAATTTATTCGTTATATCTCTGTAAGGAATGGAGTAAAGCAGAGAAGTTAATAAAAGAAAAGATTTCAGAAAGGTTCAACTTTAAAAATCTATTAGACCTAGGAAGAGTGTATTTAAATTCAAAAGAACCTGGTAAGGCTTTATTGGTATTAGAAAAATATAAAGACAGAGTTAATAATCAAGATATTAATTTAAAAGTAGAGTATTACTTAATAATGCTAAACTCGCTTTTCTTCTTAACAAAGCACAAAGAATTGACTGAGTTAATTAAATGTATAGAACATTCTGAGTCTGTAGAGCTAGCCGAAATTATTAATGGGTATTATTCTATTAGAATTAGCGACTGGGATTCCGCAATTTTAAAATTTGAAAATGTTCAAGGTAAATTTAATAGTATAATAAATCAAGAATTGTTAATTCATTTAGTTGATGCTTTAATGAAAAAAGGAACTGCAAATGAATTGGAAAAAGTTGTTAATATCATTCCGACTTTAAAAGGTTGGTTACAGCAAGAATTTTTAATTAAAGATTATGTTTTAGCACTTTACCGATTAGAAGAATTCGAAAAGATTCTTTCTTTTTATTATGAGAACGAATTCGAATATAACAACTTGTTTCTTTTGGAGATAGTTGCAAATATTTACTATAACTCAAAATGGTTTGAGATATCTAGTAATTTATTTGAAGTGATGTATCGAAAAACTCAAGATATAAAATACCTGGCCTATTACTCCAGTTGTCTATATCAATTAGGATATCCAGAGAAATGCTTAGAAAAACTACTACTAATTGAAAACCAAATAAAAGAGGACGCCAAATTAGACGATCTTCGTTTAATGGTAGTTGTTTATATAGAAGTAATGAACTTCGAAAAGGCCCTAGAATTTGCCTATAAGTTATTTGTACATGGTAAAAATTCACCTGATGCATGGAGATTTTATTTTGGACTATTTCCACAGTTAACTAACCCTTTAAAAGAAGTTCGAGAGGAATATAAAAACGCTTTTAATAGAGTAACTAATGATTTTCATAGCGTATTTCCTGATGAACCAGTATTATATGAGTCGTTTAATTTAATTAGTGGTGATGGGATAACAAATGACTTTCTAGGCAAGCTAAACGAAATTCAGTCCTTACAACTTGAGAAAGAGAATTACTTTGAAGACAATAAATTGCACGGATCTTTTTTGACTCAACTTTCAAAGGGAGATCCTTTTAGTATTTGGATGTATATGTCTTCTAACAGTCGATTACATTTTTGGGCAAGGTTAAATAATAAGAATCTTCAAAATGATGGAATTAGAACATTCTTCAATTCACGGCGGGTACTTTGTGATATCTTTTCTTTATTTACTCTAGAAAGGTTGGATCTGTTAAAGCAATTTTCAAAGAGTATCCAACCTTATGTGATGCAGGAACAATTTTCTTCATTTTATCAAGAGTATTCACAATTGAAATTGTCTAGGAACGAAGGAACATCCAGAATTGCTAACATTGAAGGGCAGGTTATAGTTAGTAAAACAACACCAGAGGAATTAGAAAATTTGCTTTTAAAATACGAATACTTAATCTCCTGGATTAATAATAACTGTATAAAGGTTGGGAATGGAAAACTTACTAGCTATAAAGATGATGAACTTGGTCTACAGGATCCCATCATACTATGCAAGGATAGTTTACTTACTTAA
- a CDS encoding helix-turn-helix domain-containing protein, translating into MGQLIRRLRTENEYGLNDFAREIGVSPGYLSQLETGKTNNIEWETLAKIDNMLGLFTYSSPFKADDPFVFEMEKSFKELKELAEKHPNEADYLLTSLRHGLTFFRSQS; encoded by the coding sequence ATGGGGCAGTTAATTAGGCGTTTAAGAACCGAAAATGAATATGGCCTAAACGATTTTGCAAGAGAAATCGGGGTTTCACCTGGATACTTGAGCCAGCTCGAAACTGGAAAGACCAACAATATCGAGTGGGAAACACTTGCCAAAATCGACAATATGCTCGGACTCTTTACATATTCCTCACCCTTTAAAGCTGATGATCCATTTGTTTTTGAAATGGAAAAGTCTTTTAAAGAATTAAAGGAATTAGCTGAAAAACATCCAAATGAAGCGGATTACCTTCTCACTTCACTTCGTCATGGATTAACCTTCTTTCGTTCACAATCATAA
- the crcB gene encoding fluoride efflux transporter CrcB gives MFNLLLVSIGGGLGAVSRFLLGVKIQQRYPDPPIPVAMLTVNLSGSLGLGVFFGALFGGIPVLEYNNPWFLLLGVGYFGAFTTFSTFSVEAATLLHDAEYKKAFVYIGLSIAGSVAAFIAGIYWFI, from the coding sequence ATGTTTAACTTACTGTTAGTCTCCATCGGCGGCGGACTGGGAGCGGTGAGCCGTTTTCTGTTGGGGGTAAAAATTCAGCAACGTTATCCGGACCCGCCGATTCCGGTCGCTATGCTGACCGTTAATCTATCAGGCTCACTGGGCCTCGGTGTTTTCTTTGGAGCGCTCTTTGGCGGCATACCGGTATTGGAGTACAACAATCCCTGGTTCCTCCTCCTTGGCGTAGGTTACTTCGGGGCATTCACCACGTTTTCTACATTCAGCGTTGAAGCTGCCACACTGCTTCATGACGCAGAATATAAAAAAGCCTTTGTTTATATCGGTCTGAGTATTGCAGGTTCAGTCGCAGCCTTTATCGCAGGCATCTACTGGTTTATTTAA
- a CDS encoding recombinase family protein gives MRGVAIYTRVSTEEQAREGVSLEEQKERLLMYCKALKIEDPMYLFVDEGYSAKSMDRPQLQSLISKVAKNEIKCLLITKLDRLSRNLLDLLTLLKIFREHEVSFISISENFDTSTPSGRLTLQVLGAMAEFERERIRERVIENMEHAARKGKWLTQHPYGYRLKDGTLFIHEEEAEIVREIFDVFVNKGRGYYFIAKELNKRSIPSRYKKQWSNRGVKLVLSNPVYKGTLAWNRTDSSYSTRKLKDEKEWIMLDNELPAIIDKETWNKAQKRINEKPIHSRSQTRPHLLGGLLKCGQCGGGMSISWSGSKNKRYRVYRCSRNKNNGTCTSKGYRADDVEKWFLEGLENLANQLDSEVVVQLSMLERESQKDSEEEVKRLERRYKRKAEAYAEGLIELDDLRKEKRKLNDVKELNTKNKSTKVDLKKYRKEINKAFCKLKYSLESLPVLEAKDLIKLVIEKVIISGEKDIIIQIKV, from the coding sequence ATGCGTGGGGTAGCAATTTATACTCGAGTCTCTACAGAAGAACAAGCAAGGGAAGGTGTTTCGTTAGAAGAACAAAAAGAGCGCTTATTGATGTACTGTAAAGCGCTTAAAATTGAGGACCCCATGTATCTCTTCGTGGATGAGGGGTATTCTGCAAAGAGCATGGATCGCCCTCAATTACAGTCTTTAATTAGTAAGGTAGCAAAGAATGAAATCAAGTGCTTGTTAATCACTAAGTTGGATCGGTTAAGTCGTAACTTACTGGATCTTTTAACACTCCTTAAAATCTTCAGAGAGCACGAGGTTTCATTTATCTCAATCTCGGAAAACTTTGATACCAGTACCCCATCTGGCCGACTTACCCTGCAAGTGCTTGGCGCTATGGCAGAGTTTGAAAGAGAGCGTATTCGAGAACGCGTAATCGAGAACATGGAGCATGCTGCACGAAAAGGAAAGTGGCTCACCCAACACCCTTATGGATATCGCCTTAAAGACGGTACTTTATTTATTCATGAAGAAGAAGCTGAAATTGTACGAGAGATTTTTGATGTATTTGTTAACAAGGGACGAGGATATTACTTTATTGCAAAAGAGCTAAATAAACGCAGTATCCCTTCCCGCTACAAAAAACAATGGTCAAATAGAGGTGTAAAGCTCGTACTAAGTAACCCTGTTTATAAAGGTACACTGGCTTGGAACCGAACGGATTCATCCTACTCTACACGAAAACTTAAAGATGAAAAAGAATGGATCATGCTTGATAATGAGTTGCCAGCGATTATTGATAAAGAGACATGGAACAAAGCACAGAAAAGAATAAACGAGAAGCCAATCCACTCACGTTCGCAAACGAGACCGCATTTATTAGGTGGACTTCTTAAGTGTGGCCAATGTGGCGGAGGAATGAGTATAAGTTGGTCAGGATCAAAGAATAAACGGTACAGAGTATATCGTTGTTCGCGGAATAAGAATAATGGAACATGCACGAGTAAAGGGTATCGTGCGGATGATGTGGAGAAGTGGTTCCTAGAGGGATTGGAGAACTTGGCAAACCAGTTGGATTCAGAGGTCGTAGTTCAATTGTCAATGTTAGAACGTGAAAGTCAGAAGGATTCTGAGGAGGAAGTTAAAAGGCTTGAACGCAGGTATAAGAGGAAAGCTGAGGCTTATGCTGAAGGGTTAATTGAACTAGATGACTTAAGAAAAGAGAAAAGAAAACTTAATGATGTAAAAGAACTAAATACTAAAAACAAATCCACTAAAGTGGATTTAAAAAAATATAGAAAAGAAATTAACAAAGCGTTCTGTAAATTAAAATATTCTTTAGAATCTCTGCCAGTTCTCGAAGCAAAAGATTTAATCAAATTAGTTATCGAAAAAGTAATCATTAGTGGTGAGAAAGATATAATCATTCAGATAAAAGTATAA